GTCGTTTTATCCTTTCCAAACCTGCCGGAAGGTTTTCATGGTTTCAAATTCGTCCAGGTATCCGATATCCATTCCGGCAGCTTTACCAATAAGGAGGCGGTCAACCATGGCGTGGACCTGATCCTTCGGGAACAACCGGAATGTATTCTTTTTACCGGGGACCTCGTCAATGACCGGTCCCTGGAAATGGACCATTACAAGGACGTGTTTAGCCGGCTGCAGGCACCCATGGGGGTCTTTTCCACCTTAGGCAACCATGATTATGGCGACTACGCCTGGTGGCCTTCGGACGAGGCGAAACGGGAGAACCTCGAACGCCTCAAGGGCATCCACGGGGAAATGGGCTGGCGCTTGCTGATGAACGAACACGTGGCGTTGAAACGGGGCGGAGACGACATCGCCCTTTTGGGGATCGAAAACTGGAGCGCCAAGGCCCGGTTTCCCAAACACGGGCGGATGGACCTGGCTTACCCCGGTTCGGAACGGTATCCGTTTAAGATCCTGATGAGCCACGACCCCTCCCATTGGAATGCCCAGGTCAGGCCGGCCTATCCCGATATAGACCTGACCCTGTCGGGGCACACGCATGGGATGCAGTTTGGGGTGGAGCTCCCGGGTTTTAAATGGAGCCCCGTGGAATATGTTTATAAAGAATGGGCCGGTTTGTATGAAGAGGGGCGGCAGAAGCTGTATGTAAACCGGGGTTTCGGTTTTCTCGGCTACCCTGGCAGGGTAGGGATCTTGCCGGAAATTACCGTATTCGAACTACAAAAAAGTTCATGAGGGCGGCGTACATTTTAATCCTTTGCGTGGTCATGCCCACGCTGGCAGGCGCCCAGGTGGTGGACACAGCCCGGCGGGACACGATCCCACCGGCCGTGGATACCGGCCGGCAGATCACCGCCGCCTATGTGGATTCGCTGATGTCCGACGACAGCCTCATGAAGGACCTGAGCGCCTTTATCGATTCTTTGTCGAGGCCCAAAACGCTCCTGGCTATAGAGCTGGGTGTCGGGAATGGTTTTTTTACCACCAAAAGCGCCACCGCCGCAACGGGGTATACGACCAAAACCTTTCTAAACCCTTCCGTCTCGTACCTCCACAAAAGCGGCTTTGGGATATCGGCCGCGGCGTATGCCACCGAGGATCAGGGTATGTGGACGGTGTACCAGGGCGCCATTACCCCTTCTTTCGACATCGGCCGGCGCCACTGGGCGGCGGGTATTTCCTATACCCGGTATTTTAATAAGGACTCCATATCGTTTGGCGTGAGCCCTCTCAGGAACGACGTCTATCTTTACGGTGTCTTTAAGAAATACTGGCTGGAACCGGGGTTGGCGTTTGACTGGACGTTCGATATGTACCAGTTGGAGACGATTATCCAGCCGACGGCCTATCCACCAAATAACAGGTTGGATACGTTTGCCAACAATATTTATGCGCATGTGTTTGCGGGCATCTTTACACTCCAGCACGATTTTGAATGGTTCGGGCTTTTCAATAAGAACGACCATTTTGCTTTTACCCCGACCTTAATGACGCTGGCGGACGCCTCTAACTATAATATTTCCGTCTCCCGTGTCCAAAAGGATGGCGGAAAGTCCAAAAGCAAGCTCCAGGCATTGAGAGAGCCCAAGCAAACCACGCCGGTTACCTTCGAGTCCATCTCCGCCCTCCTGAATGGCGTATACACCTACAAACATTTTTTGATCTCCCCACAGGTTCTGGCGACTTATTTCCTCAACGCCAGCACTGGGGTGCAACCCTTCCGGGTATCCTATCTTTTCAATATAGGTTTGGTATTTTAATTGCATAGGTGTACTAAATGGACGTCTTTGTCCGTTATTATTTATTTAAAATCAGACTCAATGAAAAAACTAGTTGCACTACTCGTCGTTGTGTCCGGCATTCACGCCGGTGCTTCCGCCCAAAGCTTCCACCTGGGGGCTACCTTGGGCGACAACCTGAGCAAGATCAATGGTACTTCCTTTAACACCGCGTTCAAATCGGGTTTTCTCGCCGGTGCTTATGCACAGATCCGTATCGGCAGCCACTGGGGGATTCAGCCCGAGGTCCTGTTCATCCAAAGCAATACCAAGACCGATTCGTCGTTTAACCAGATCTACAGCAGCGTGGCAGCAAATCCCGGCCAGCTCAAGGATGTTCACCTGAACTACCTCGGCATTCCCGTCCTGCTGACCTACCGCATCCTGAAGATCATCGACCTCCAGGCCGGTCCCCAGTTCGGTATTTTGCTGAACAACGATAAGACGCTGCTCCAGAACGGACAGACCGCCTTCAAAGGTGGCGATGTCACGATCCTGACGGGGGCTGAAGTCCATATTCTGCGTCTGAGGGTGTATGCCCGTTATGGCTGGGGCCTTGGCAACATCAACAATATCAGCGCATCCGACGCTACGAAATCGGATACCTGGAAGAACCAGAGCATACAGCTCGGTCTCGGGATTAATATTCTTTAATGTTGTATTCAACCCAGCGGGTCCGTGGTGGACCGCGTATGTAGATTTGGGGGCGTCCAGAGAGGGGGCGCCCCTCTTTTTTTAGCCATGGTTTTTGGCCCCGTTCTTGGGCTTTATGCTCCTCGGCCCTTTTACAACCAAAAGTGGGTGGATTTGTGACATATTGACTAACATTGACGTGTATGATCATTTCTGAATTTTTTACCTCTCCGGACAACGAAATGGAATTCCTGCCGATCATCCCGTTGGGGGAACCGGACGGCGAAAAGGAGGATGAACTGGAGATCCCGGAGGAGTTACCTTTGTTACCACTAAGAAACACGGTTCTTTTTCCCGGGATCGTGCTACCCATCACCGTTGGCCGCGACAAAAGCATAAAGGCCGTCAACGATGCCTATAAAACTGACAAATTGGTAGGTGTTCTCGCGCAAAAAGACAGTACTGTCGAAGACCCCGCCATCCAGGACCTGGAAAACGTGGGTACCGTGGCCAAGGTCATCAAGCTCATCAAAATGCCCGACGGCGGCACGACCGTCATCATCCAGGGGCGCAAACGATTTTCCGTACGGGAATTTACCCGGGAGGAGCCCTATTTCAGGGCCACCATCCAGCTCCTGGAGGAACAAACCCTGACCCGGGACCAGGAATTCGAGGCCACGGTCAGTTCCATTAAGGACCTGGCCGGGCAGATCATCCAGCTCTCGCCCAACCTGCCCTCGGAGGCCGCGGTGATCATGCGGAACATCGAAAACCCCGCCTTTTTGATCCACTTTGTCTCTTCCAACCTCAATAATGAACTTCCGGAAAAGCAAAAGTTGCTGGAAGTCAATGATTTGGAAGAGAGGGCGGCGTTGCTTTTGAACTACCTGAACCGGGAACTCCAGTTTGCGGAACTCAAAAACCAGGTCACCAAAAAGACAAAGGCCGAGCTGGACAAACAGCAACGCGAGTATTTCCTCCAGCAACAAATGAAAAGCATCAAGGAAGAGCTGGGTGGAGATACCAACGAGCGGGAAATCAAGGAAATGCAAAAACGGGCCGAGACCAAGCAGTGGCCCCAGGCCGCCAAAGAGGCTTTTTTCAAAGGAATCGAACGGCTCGAAAGGATGCACCCCAGCACCCCTGATTACTCGGTGGTTTTCAACCACCTGGACCTGCTCCTCGACCTGCCCTGGGGCGAGCATACCGAGGACGCGTACGACTTGCGGAAGGCCAAAAAGGTGTTGGATGACGACCACTATGGCATGGCCAAAATCAAGGAACGCATCCTGGAATACCTGGCCGTCCTCCAGCTCAAGGGCGACATGAAAAGCCCCATCCTTTGTTTTGTGGGCCCTCCCGGGATCGGCAAAACCTCGCTGGGCCGCAGTATCGCGAGCGCGATCGGCCGTAAATACGTCCGGCTTTCCCTTGGCGGCCTGCACGATGAAAGCGAGATCCGCGGTCACCGGAAAACCTATATCGGCGCCATGCCCGGACGGATCATCCAGGCCCTGCGCAAGGTCAAGACGTCGAACCCCGTGATGATCCTCGACGAAATCGACAAGATCGGCAAAGACTTCAGGGGCGATCCCAGCAGTGCCTTGCTGGAAGTCCTGGATCCCGAACAAAACCATACTTTTTACGACAACTACCTGGAACTCGAATACGACCTGTCCAAGGTCCTTTTCATCGCCACGGCCAACTCCATGAGCGAGATCCAGCCCGCCCTCCGCGACCGCCTGGAGATCATCGAACTCAGCGGATACGCCGTGGAGGAAAAAATAGAGATTGCGCGGCGCCATCTTTTCCCTAAGGAACAAGAGGCCCACGGGCTCAAAAAAGTAGACCTGAAAGTGGGGCCTAAGGTCCTGGAAAAAGTGATCGAGGAATACACCCGCGAAAGCGGCGTCCGCGAGCTCGACCGCCAGCTGGCGGCCATTATGCGTTCCCTGGCAAAAACCTATGCGCTCTCCGGAAAGTTGAAACAGACGTTGACCGGACAGGACATCGCGCGGATACTCGGCAAACCACGATACAACAACGAACTCTATAAGACGGCCCAGCTCCCCGGTGTCGCCGTCGGTCTT
This sequence is a window from Dinghuibacter silviterrae. Protein-coding genes within it:
- the lon gene encoding endopeptidase La gives rise to the protein MIISEFFTSPDNEMEFLPIIPLGEPDGEKEDELEIPEELPLLPLRNTVLFPGIVLPITVGRDKSIKAVNDAYKTDKLVGVLAQKDSTVEDPAIQDLENVGTVAKVIKLIKMPDGGTTVIIQGRKRFSVREFTREEPYFRATIQLLEEQTLTRDQEFEATVSSIKDLAGQIIQLSPNLPSEAAVIMRNIENPAFLIHFVSSNLNNELPEKQKLLEVNDLEERAALLLNYLNRELQFAELKNQVTKKTKAELDKQQREYFLQQQMKSIKEELGGDTNEREIKEMQKRAETKQWPQAAKEAFFKGIERLERMHPSTPDYSVVFNHLDLLLDLPWGEHTEDAYDLRKAKKVLDDDHYGMAKIKERILEYLAVLQLKGDMKSPILCFVGPPGIGKTSLGRSIASAIGRKYVRLSLGGLHDESEIRGHRKTYIGAMPGRIIQALRKVKTSNPVMILDEIDKIGKDFRGDPSSALLEVLDPEQNHTFYDNYLELEYDLSKVLFIATANSMSEIQPALRDRLEIIELSGYAVEEKIEIARRHLFPKEQEAHGLKKVDLKVGPKVLEKVIEEYTRESGVRELDRQLAAIMRSLAKTYALSGKLKQTLTGQDIARILGKPRYNNELYKTAQLPGVAVGLAWTYVGGDILFIETLLSDGKGELKLTGNLGNVMKESASTALSYLQGNARKYNIDPELFTRKNIHIHVPEGAVPKDGPSAGITMFTSLVSAFSGHKVKPYLAMTGEITLRGQVLPVGGIKEKVLAAKRAGIKELILCWQNERDVADINSEFIGGMQFHYVKTMQQVLDIALN
- a CDS encoding metallophosphoesterase; this encodes MLGRSTWILVVLMLLLDTYVFQVVRFLTNEAGTRTRLVVGIAYWVVSLAVAFCITILPSMGDSIARTYIIAIILGLLVAKLLACFFFLADDFRRAVQWAVGRLFFHQNEGEAVVGDKVSRSAFLSWMGVAVGGGLFGTLLYGFRNKYNYHVRRVVLSFPNLPEGFHGFKFVQVSDIHSGSFTNKEAVNHGVDLILREQPECILFTGDLVNDRSLEMDHYKDVFSRLQAPMGVFSTLGNHDYGDYAWWPSDEAKRENLERLKGIHGEMGWRLLMNEHVALKRGGDDIALLGIENWSAKARFPKHGRMDLAYPGSERYPFKILMSHDPSHWNAQVRPAYPDIDLTLSGHTHGMQFGVELPGFKWSPVEYVYKEWAGLYEEGRQKLYVNRGFGFLGYPGRVGILPEITVFELQKSS
- a CDS encoding porin family protein — protein: MKKLVALLVVVSGIHAGASAQSFHLGATLGDNLSKINGTSFNTAFKSGFLAGAYAQIRIGSHWGIQPEVLFIQSNTKTDSSFNQIYSSVAANPGQLKDVHLNYLGIPVLLTYRILKIIDLQAGPQFGILLNNDKTLLQNGQTAFKGGDVTILTGAEVHILRLRVYARYGWGLGNINNISASDATKSDTWKNQSIQLGLGINIL